The following proteins are encoded in a genomic region of Stutzerimonas balearica DSM 6083:
- a CDS encoding GspE/PulE family protein: MTVLDNRQRKIRLGDLLVQAGLISEEQLQLALQDQKRTGSKLGRTVLDLGFIDEGRLLRALSEQLQIPFVELKHYKFDNGLTQSLPEAVARRFRVIVLSRHADGVLVGMTDPLDLFAQDEMERLLGKRVYPAVVRESELLGALDQLYRRTSQIASLAGELEGELQESDFDLARLGAESNSDAPVVRLLQTLFEDAVQMKASDIHIEPDEGVVRIRQRIDGVLNEQVMKEHRVASALVMRLKIMSGLDISEKRLPQDGRFNIRVKNRSLDVRVSTMPVQFGESVVMRLLDQSGAMFQLDGTGMPPVILERFRRLLQRPHGMVLVTGPTGSGKTTTLYAGLSELNSPEKKIITVEDPVEYRLPRVNQVQVNAKIELTFARVLRAALRQDPDIVLVGEIRDQETAEIGLRAALTGHLVLSTLHTNDALTSAMRLIDMGVEPFLVATALNAVLAQRLVRRVCENCMEDDTPDPRQLAWLQSLHDAPLSDYRFKRGSGCHHCHNSGYAGRVGVYELLELDEPMVAALRRGDPQGFAEAARQQPHYRPLAACALDYAIAGVTSIEEVLKVCATLADDEVTA, translated from the coding sequence ATGACCGTACTCGACAACCGTCAGCGCAAGATTCGCCTGGGGGACCTGCTCGTTCAGGCCGGGCTGATCAGCGAAGAACAGCTGCAGCTTGCCCTGCAGGACCAGAAGCGCACCGGCTCAAAGCTCGGCCGCACGGTGCTCGACCTCGGCTTCATCGACGAAGGCCGGCTGCTGCGCGCGCTCTCAGAACAGCTGCAGATCCCCTTCGTCGAACTCAAGCACTACAAGTTCGACAACGGGCTCACCCAGAGCCTGCCCGAGGCGGTGGCCCGGCGTTTCCGCGTGATCGTGCTGTCGCGCCATGCCGATGGCGTGCTGGTGGGCATGACCGACCCGCTGGACCTGTTCGCCCAGGACGAGATGGAGCGCCTGCTCGGCAAGCGCGTCTACCCGGCGGTGGTGCGTGAGAGCGAGTTGCTCGGCGCGCTCGACCAGCTGTACCGGCGCACCAGCCAGATCGCCTCGCTGGCCGGCGAACTCGAAGGCGAGCTGCAGGAAAGCGACTTCGACCTGGCGCGGCTGGGGGCTGAGAGCAACAGCGATGCGCCAGTGGTGCGCCTGCTGCAGACACTGTTCGAGGACGCGGTACAGATGAAGGCCTCGGACATCCACATCGAGCCGGATGAAGGCGTGGTGCGCATCCGCCAGCGTATCGACGGCGTGCTCAACGAGCAGGTGATGAAGGAGCACCGAGTGGCCTCGGCGCTGGTCATGCGCCTGAAGATCATGTCGGGCCTGGACATTTCCGAGAAGCGCCTGCCGCAGGATGGGCGCTTCAACATCCGGGTGAAGAACCGCAGCCTCGACGTACGGGTCTCGACCATGCCGGTACAGTTCGGCGAGTCGGTGGTCATGCGCCTGCTCGACCAGAGCGGGGCGATGTTCCAGCTCGACGGAACCGGCATGCCACCGGTCATACTCGAGCGCTTCCGCCGCCTGCTGCAGCGTCCGCACGGCATGGTGCTGGTCACCGGCCCGACCGGCTCGGGCAAGACCACCACGCTCTATGCCGGGCTTTCCGAGCTGAACAGCCCGGAGAAGAAGATCATCACCGTCGAGGACCCGGTCGAATACCGGCTGCCGCGGGTCAATCAGGTGCAGGTCAACGCCAAGATCGAACTGACCTTCGCCCGCGTGCTGCGCGCCGCGCTGCGTCAGGACCCGGACATCGTGCTGGTCGGCGAGATCCGCGACCAGGAGACCGCCGAGATCGGCCTGCGCGCCGCGCTGACCGGTCACCTCGTGCTCTCGACGCTGCACACCAACGACGCCCTGACCTCGGCCATGCGCCTGATCGATATGGGCGTCGAGCCTTTCCTCGTCGCCACCGCGCTCAACGCCGTGCTGGCTCAGCGGCTGGTGCGCCGGGTGTGCGAGAACTGCATGGAGGACGACACGCCCGATCCGCGCCAGCTGGCCTGGCTGCAGAGCCTGCATGACGCGCCGCTCAGTGACTACCGCTTCAAGCGTGGCAGCGGCTGCCACCACTGCCACAACTCCGGCTATGCCGGTCGCGTCGGTGTCTACGAACTGCTCGAACTCGATGAGCCGATGGTCGCCGCCCTGCGTCGCGGTGATCCGCAGGGCTTCGCCGAGGCCGCGCGCCAGCAGCCGCACTATCGGCCGCTGGCCGCCTGCGCGCTGGATTATGCGATCGCCGGCGTGACCAGTATCGAAGAGGTACTCAAGGTCTGCGCCACCCTGGCGGACGACGAGGTGACCGCGTGA
- a CDS encoding tetratricopeptide repeat protein, whose product MSLVNDMLRDLEARRAAPTERERLDGMHAVDESAARRRERHARFRRWGLLATGALMLALPVAWLVGGRLEAPEPPALATAAVAVPSEPADAAVPVAGNRLLEVLPQNEGTRFVLQLLLERSVSYQRVDQQGFVSLRLPGVEMAGEPRSGRIEREGQSLSWRVEARGADVEVVLMGLGDRLDVRDRLEMAGDRWQLWLDVPLTGTPEASTEAELPVAEESAEAVPQLPEWVTRPAPVEQGSSPAPRPMDEQAPAVKTEARPVEPRVAIGSHRPAPLEQARAALERGDLPQAITELEALHKARPKDGEVSRWLARAYLAANRSDRLLAWLPGVLQQHPQDSELRMLLARGQLQSGDQLGAITTLKGNLPPVQRDAAYHALLAALYQQVGEWGASADTYRRLVALRPAQATWQLGLAIALEQLDQPAQAARHYRLALQGQGLDADARRFATERAGALGGIR is encoded by the coding sequence ATGAGTCTGGTCAACGACATGCTGCGCGATCTCGAAGCGCGCCGGGCGGCGCCGACCGAGCGCGAACGTCTGGACGGCATGCACGCGGTCGACGAGAGCGCCGCGCGGCGGCGCGAGCGTCATGCCCGGTTCAGACGCTGGGGTCTGCTCGCCACGGGCGCGCTGATGCTGGCTCTGCCGGTCGCCTGGCTCGTCGGTGGGCGCCTCGAGGCCCCCGAGCCTCCGGCGCTGGCCACGGCGGCAGTCGCCGTGCCGAGTGAACCCGCCGACGCGGCGGTGCCGGTTGCCGGCAATCGCCTGCTCGAGGTTCTGCCGCAGAACGAAGGCACGCGTTTTGTCCTGCAATTGCTGCTTGAGCGCTCGGTGAGTTACCAACGCGTCGACCAGCAGGGCTTCGTCAGCCTGCGCCTGCCGGGCGTCGAGATGGCCGGCGAGCCGCGCAGCGGGCGAATCGAGCGCGAGGGGCAGAGCCTGTCCTGGCGGGTCGAGGCGCGGGGAGCGGATGTCGAAGTCGTGCTCATGGGCCTGGGCGACCGGCTCGACGTGCGTGATCGTCTGGAAATGGCCGGCGATCGCTGGCAGCTGTGGCTCGACGTGCCACTGACCGGCACCCCCGAGGCCAGCACCGAAGCCGAGCTACCGGTGGCCGAGGAAAGCGCCGAAGCGGTGCCGCAACTGCCCGAGTGGGTGACCCGGCCGGCGCCGGTCGAGCAGGGGTCATCGCCTGCACCGCGGCCGATGGACGAGCAGGCGCCTGCGGTCAAGACCGAGGCACGCCCCGTCGAGCCGCGGGTCGCGATTGGCAGTCACCGACCGGCGCCGCTGGAGCAGGCGCGCGCCGCGCTCGAGCGCGGTGACCTGCCGCAAGCGATCACCGAGCTGGAAGCGCTGCACAAGGCGCGGCCTAAGGACGGCGAGGTGAGCCGCTGGCTGGCCAGGGCGTACCTGGCGGCCAATCGCTCGGATCGTCTGCTGGCCTGGCTGCCCGGTGTGCTGCAGCAGCACCCGCAGGACAGCGAGCTGCGCATGCTGCTCGCACGTGGCCAGTTGCAGAGCGGCGATCAGCTCGGCGCCATCACCACCCTGAAGGGCAACCTGCCGCCGGTGCAGCGCGACGCCGCCTACCACGCACTGCTGGCCGCGCTTTACCAGCAGGTCGGCGAGTGGGGGGCAAGCGCCGATACCTATCGCCGGCTGGTCGCCCTGCGGCCGGCGCAGGCCACCTGGCAGCTCGGTCTGGCCATCGCGCTCGAGCAACTGGACCAGCCGGCGCAGGCCGCTCGCCATTATCGACTCGCGCTGCAGGGCCAGGGCCTGGATGCCGACGCCCGCCGTTTCGCCACCGAGAGGGCCGGTGCCCTGGGAGGTATCCGATGA
- a CDS encoding ExeA family protein produces the protein MYEAFFGLREKPFALTPNTGFLVQLAPYQACLNLLRVALAEGEGFIKITGEVGTGKTLLCRALLNELDPSRYQLAWLPNPSLSPLALRQALAHELHVPDVEQLDTHGLLAALHARLIELAGEGRSTVLLIDEAQALPVSTLEGLRLLTNLETEQSKLLQVVLFGQPELDQTLARQDLRQLRQRITFSYALRPLDVADATRYLTERLAVAGYRGEPLFEPSAVRLLVQGSRGIPRLLNILANKCLMAAFGEGSRCVGVRHVRRALADTEGSALPQGWSRHLRWPLAVAASLAALVSAWPWLSQLGEVLP, from the coding sequence GTGTACGAGGCGTTCTTCGGCCTGCGCGAGAAGCCGTTCGCGCTCACGCCGAACACCGGCTTCCTGGTGCAGCTGGCGCCCTATCAGGCGTGCCTCAACCTGCTGCGCGTCGCGCTTGCCGAAGGCGAGGGCTTCATCAAGATCACCGGCGAGGTCGGCACCGGCAAGACGCTGCTGTGTCGCGCGCTGCTCAACGAGCTGGACCCTTCGCGCTACCAGCTCGCCTGGTTGCCCAACCCGTCGCTCAGCCCGCTGGCGCTGCGCCAGGCGCTGGCCCACGAGCTGCACGTGCCCGATGTCGAACAGCTGGATACGCACGGGCTGCTCGCCGCGCTGCATGCCCGGCTGATCGAGCTGGCTGGCGAGGGGCGCAGCACCGTCCTGCTGATCGATGAGGCACAGGCGCTGCCAGTCTCGACGCTGGAGGGGCTGCGCCTGCTGACCAACCTGGAAACCGAACAGAGCAAGCTGCTGCAGGTGGTGCTGTTCGGCCAACCCGAACTCGACCAGACGCTGGCGCGCCAGGACCTGCGTCAGCTGCGCCAGCGCATCACCTTTTCCTATGCGCTGCGACCGCTGGATGTGGCCGATGCGACGCGCTATCTCACCGAGCGCCTCGCGGTGGCGGGCTATCGCGGCGAGCCGCTGTTCGAACCTTCGGCGGTGCGCCTGCTGGTGCAGGGCAGCCGTGGCATCCCGCGGCTGCTGAACATTCTGGCCAACAAGTGCCTGATGGCCGCCTTCGGCGAGGGCAGCCGATGCGTGGGCGTTCGCCATGTGCGCCGCGCGCTGGCCGATACCGAGGGCAGCGCTTTGCCGCAGGGCTGGTCGCGGCATCTGCGCTGGCCGTTGGCGGTGGCCGCCTCGCTGGCTGCGCTGGTCAGCGCCTGGCCATGGCTTTCGCAACTTGGCGAGGTGCTGCCATGA
- the mshL gene encoding pilus (MSHA type) biogenesis protein MshL, with product MMSIIKPRLGLLSLICLLSACQTFKDGDRQLYEQSDRLFKESLEQTQAKVAPPASVQAALIPPLALDAPVQAGPRFDVAANDMPAREFFLSLMDSAGQNLLVHPEVTGNITFSLRNVTLEEVLAAVRDSYGYDFRRTSYGYQVLPNRVVTRTYDLNYLNLQRQGMSDTRVSSGQVAVSDNTGTAATGTTTSTTSSTVNASQLLTTSNVDFWGEVREVVAMMIGGEEGNSVVVNPQAGLLVVRAPASDQQAVEHFLEQAQRNLQRQVILEAKILEVNLSDGFQAGINWSQLGSFGNADITLGLQGDALAGAQGIGGVFSAIVQNGDFTGVLQLLETQGDVRVLSSPRVSTLNNQKAVIKVGTDEFFVTDVSTTTTTLAGGTTAPDLDITLTPFFSGISLDVTPQIDENDQVTLHVRPTVSRVQDQNKTIQLGSDDNVFNLPLALSTTRQSDSIVRARSGQVVVIGGLMENRNTNTDANVPWASKLPVVGALFQQQRKALQQTELVILLRPQVIDDRVWLDDLRKSAESFNQVVR from the coding sequence ATGATGTCGATTATCAAGCCACGCCTTGGGCTGCTGAGCCTGATCTGCCTGCTGAGCGCCTGTCAGACTTTCAAGGACGGCGACCGACAGCTCTACGAGCAGAGCGACCGCCTGTTCAAGGAGAGCCTCGAGCAGACTCAGGCCAAGGTGGCGCCGCCGGCGTCGGTCCAGGCTGCACTGATTCCGCCGCTGGCACTCGACGCGCCGGTGCAGGCCGGGCCGCGCTTCGATGTCGCCGCCAACGACATGCCGGCACGCGAATTCTTTCTCAGCCTGATGGACAGCGCCGGGCAGAACCTGCTGGTACATCCCGAGGTGACGGGCAACATCACCTTCAGCCTGCGCAACGTCACCCTCGAGGAAGTGCTCGCGGCAGTGCGCGACAGCTACGGCTATGACTTCCGCCGCACGAGCTACGGCTACCAGGTCCTGCCCAATCGCGTGGTCACGCGCACCTATGACCTCAACTATCTCAACCTGCAGCGCCAGGGCATGAGCGATACGCGGGTCAGCTCCGGGCAGGTCGCGGTCAGCGACAACACCGGCACCGCCGCGACCGGAACCACCACCAGCACGACCTCGTCCACGGTCAACGCCAGCCAGTTGCTGACCACCAGTAATGTCGATTTCTGGGGCGAGGTGCGCGAAGTCGTCGCGATGATGATCGGCGGCGAGGAAGGCAACAGCGTGGTGGTCAACCCACAGGCCGGGCTGCTCGTGGTACGTGCGCCGGCGAGCGACCAGCAAGCCGTCGAGCACTTTCTCGAACAGGCACAGCGCAACCTGCAGCGCCAGGTGATCCTCGAGGCGAAAATCCTCGAAGTGAATCTCTCCGATGGCTTCCAGGCGGGCATCAACTGGTCGCAGCTGGGCAGCTTCGGCAACGCCGACATCACCCTCGGGCTGCAGGGCGATGCCCTCGCTGGCGCGCAGGGCATCGGTGGCGTATTCAGCGCCATCGTGCAGAACGGTGATTTCACCGGCGTGCTGCAGCTGCTCGAGACCCAGGGCGACGTGCGCGTGCTGTCCAGCCCGCGCGTGTCGACCCTGAACAATCAGAAAGCGGTGATCAAGGTCGGCACCGACGAATTCTTCGTCACCGACGTGTCCACCACCACCACGACGCTGGCCGGCGGCACCACCGCCCCGGATCTGGACATCACCCTGACGCCGTTCTTTTCCGGGATCTCGCTCGACGTGACGCCGCAGATCGACGAAAACGACCAGGTCACCCTGCATGTCCGGCCCACCGTCAGCCGGGTCCAGGACCAGAACAAGACCATTCAGCTCGGTAGCGACGACAACGTCTTCAACCTGCCGCTGGCGCTGTCGACCACGCGCCAGTCCGACTCGATCGTGCGCGCACGCAGCGGACAGGTCGTGGTCATCGGCGGCCTGATGGAAAACCGCAACACCAATACCGACGCCAACGTGCCCTGGGCATCGAAGCTGCCGGTGGTTGGCGCCCTGTTCCAGCAGCAGCGCAAGGCGCTGCAGCAGACCGAACTGGTGATCCTGCTGCGCCCGCAGGTGATCGATGACCGCGTCTGGCTCGACGACCTGCGCAAGAGCGCCGAGTCGTTCAATCAGGTGGTGAGGTAA
- a CDS encoding Type II secretory pathway component has protein sequence MSDRVRIFCLLLACLVGDAQAIDPTLPSADPLRVEAGAAPASEVLQLQAILRLPGAPRAVVNGRSLKIGERLGDARVLNIYSNSVLIEREGRRETLRLAVPVATPSKP, from the coding sequence GTGTCTGATCGCGTTCGAATCTTCTGCCTGCTGCTTGCCTGCCTCGTCGGTGATGCCCAGGCCATCGATCCGACGCTGCCAAGCGCCGATCCGCTGCGTGTCGAGGCGGGCGCCGCGCCTGCCAGCGAGGTTCTGCAGCTGCAGGCGATCCTGCGCCTGCCGGGCGCGCCGCGCGCCGTAGTCAATGGCCGCTCGTTGAAGATAGGCGAGCGCCTGGGCGATGCCCGTGTACTGAACATCTATTCGAATTCCGTCCTGATCGAGCGCGAGGGCCGTCGTGAAACGCTGCGCCTCGCCGTCCCGGTCGCCACTCCGAGCAAGCCATGA
- the gspM gene encoding type II secretion system protein GspM, translating to MANSSLAALMLRWRALAPREQWLTYAVGLALLGLLYLLTVVDPLTERREALDAGRRQAEASQLEAQASLRELEAKLAADPNRPYREALDKAQLEHEALSQRIDAQTRALVSPAKMKLLLQDLLRNQPKLRLVELESFTAPLQPPAAEAEAAGESKAAAAVSFYRHGLRLRLEGGYFDLLNYLQAVQASGWRLHWDSLDYQVEEAGPAQARILIELHTLSRHAGWVGV from the coding sequence ATGGCGAATAGCTCCCTTGCTGCGCTGATGCTGCGGTGGCGAGCGCTCGCCCCACGTGAGCAGTGGCTGACCTATGCGGTCGGCCTGGCGCTGCTCGGCCTGCTCTACCTGCTGACGGTAGTCGATCCGCTGACCGAGCGCCGCGAAGCTCTCGACGCCGGGCGCCGCCAGGCCGAGGCCAGCCAGCTGGAAGCTCAGGCGAGCCTGCGCGAACTCGAGGCGAAGCTGGCCGCCGACCCCAACCGGCCTTATCGCGAGGCGCTGGACAAGGCGCAGCTGGAACACGAGGCGCTGTCGCAGCGTATCGACGCGCAGACCCGTGCACTGGTTTCGCCGGCGAAGATGAAGCTGTTGCTGCAGGACCTGTTGCGCAATCAGCCGAAGCTGCGTCTGGTCGAGCTGGAGAGTTTCACCGCGCCGCTCCAGCCGCCGGCTGCCGAAGCCGAAGCGGCCGGCGAAAGCAAAGCCGCCGCCGCGGTCAGCTTTTATCGCCACGGTCTGCGGCTGCGCCTGGAGGGTGGCTACTTCGACCTGCTGAATTACCTGCAGGCGGTGCAGGCCTCCGGTTGGCGGCTGCACTGGGACAGCCTCGACTATCAGGTCGAGGAGGCCGGCCCTGCGCAGGCGCGGATCCTTATCGAGTTGCATACCTTGAGTCGCCATGCGGGGTGGGTCGGTGTCTGA
- a CDS encoding PilN domain-containing protein has protein sequence MQNVNLFQQEQRRHGGPKPRQMALGLALLLIGVVLHGGWSAWQWHAAGQAAERAQQLAEAEQARLAQFKASYREPVLDRQLPKQLAEREAQNGQLLQLAEYLGKLDAERAEGFVPILTALADRHPPAGLWLTTIQLRAGGHDMSLKGQSRDQELLPLYLQSLGVSPAFAGREFARFDVQRDERQLLEFTLSSHAGADDGE, from the coding sequence ATGCAGAACGTCAACCTTTTCCAGCAGGAGCAGCGCCGTCACGGCGGGCCGAAGCCGCGTCAGATGGCGCTCGGCTTGGCTTTGCTGCTGATCGGCGTAGTGCTGCACGGCGGCTGGTCCGCCTGGCAGTGGCATGCTGCCGGGCAGGCCGCGGAGCGGGCCCAGCAGCTGGCCGAGGCCGAACAGGCGCGACTCGCACAGTTCAAGGCCAGTTACCGCGAACCGGTGCTCGACCGGCAACTGCCCAAGCAGCTCGCCGAGCGCGAGGCGCAGAACGGTCAGCTGCTGCAGCTTGCCGAGTATCTCGGCAAGCTCGATGCCGAGCGTGCCGAAGGCTTCGTGCCGATCCTCACGGCGCTCGCCGACCGCCACCCGCCGGCCGGCCTGTGGCTGACAACGATCCAGCTGCGCGCCGGCGGTCATGACATGAGCCTGAAAGGGCAGAGTCGCGATCAGGAGCTGCTTCCGCTCTATCTGCAGAGCCTCGGCGTGAGCCCGGCCTTCGCCGGCCGCGAGTTCGCCCGCTTCGACGTGCAGCGCGACGAACGCCAACTGCTCGAATTCACCCTCTCCTCACATGCCGGAGCAGACGATGGCGAATAG
- a CDS encoding MSHA biogenesis protein MshI produces MGLFSRKRDSRAAGLLGLESSPHGMSLAQVLREAGAPAQLRLCQYHAADTAGQGELLKRLVAEHRLEGAAVNVLLHPSEYQMFLLEAPEVPAAELRDAMRWRVKDLISESLEEVIVDCFSLPEDAYRGRNRMVYCIVFSKPRMQHYLALVRQAGLHLQSIDITEMAFRNLGLLAGAGSVNLALLRLRTSEGLISVQNGADIYMARRIENGLARAAQDLSGMTLEIQRSLDYFESQLGKGYISRLLLLPMKQNGEATFQALSTGLAVNLQRLDLRELFAGQTEADLPEATQAFCIGAVGAALRQEVQ; encoded by the coding sequence GTGGGGCTGTTTTCGAGAAAGCGTGATAGCCGGGCGGCGGGGTTGCTCGGCCTTGAGAGCAGCCCGCACGGCATGAGCCTGGCGCAGGTTCTGCGCGAAGCAGGCGCGCCGGCGCAGTTGCGTCTGTGCCAGTACCACGCCGCCGACACTGCCGGCCAGGGTGAGCTGCTCAAGCGGCTGGTCGCTGAACACCGCCTCGAAGGCGCGGCAGTCAACGTGCTGCTGCATCCCTCCGAATACCAGATGTTCCTCCTGGAGGCGCCCGAGGTGCCCGCGGCCGAGCTGCGCGACGCCATGCGCTGGCGCGTCAAGGATTTGATCAGCGAGTCGCTGGAAGAGGTCATCGTCGACTGCTTCTCGCTACCCGAAGACGCCTACCGCGGACGCAACCGCATGGTGTACTGCATCGTCTTCAGCAAGCCGCGCATGCAGCACTACCTGGCGCTCGTCCGGCAGGCCGGCCTGCACTTGCAGAGCATCGACATCACCGAAATGGCGTTCCGCAATCTGGGGCTGCTGGCCGGCGCCGGCAGCGTCAACCTTGCGCTGCTGCGCCTGCGCACCAGCGAAGGCCTGATCAGCGTGCAGAACGGCGCCGACATCTATATGGCCCGGCGTATCGAGAACGGTCTGGCGCGCGCGGCGCAGGACCTCTCCGGGATGACGCTGGAAATCCAGCGCTCGCTCGATTACTTCGAAAGTCAGCTCGGCAAGGGTTACATCAGCCGACTCCTGCTGCTGCCGATGAAGCAGAACGGCGAGGCGACTTTTCAGGCGCTTTCCACGGGCCTGGCCGTCAATCTGCAGCGGCTCGACCTGCGCGAACTATTCGCCGGCCAGACCGAGGCCGACCTGCCGGAAGCCACGCAGGCCTTCTGCATCGGCGCCGTTGGCGCGGCCCTGCGTCAGGAAGTGCAGTGA
- the dinB gene encoding DNA polymerase IV, whose product MSAHQRKIIHVDCDCFFAAIEMRDDPTLAQRPIAVGGAADRRGVIATCNYEARAFGVRSAMASAHALRLCPDLLILRPRMDVYREASQEIHGILRSYTDLIEPLSLDEAYLDVSACTQFNGSATRIAQDIRRRVWQQLRITVSAGVAPNKFLAKIASDWNKPDGLFVITPAEVGAFVASLPVKRLHGVGRVTAEKLDRLGIRTCADLGQWSRLALVREFGAFGERLWGLAQGIDERPVQVERRRQSVSVEQTFDRDLPDLAACEAQLAELLAQLERRIARLEADYRPGKPFVKLKFHDFTQTTVEQVGVGATLEGFTSLLAGAYARGERPVRLIGIGVRLSSRREQVEQLRLF is encoded by the coding sequence ATGAGCGCACACCAGCGCAAGATCATCCACGTCGATTGCGACTGCTTTTTCGCCGCCATCGAGATGCGCGACGACCCGACGCTGGCACAGCGGCCGATCGCCGTCGGTGGCGCGGCGGATCGGCGTGGCGTGATCGCGACCTGCAATTACGAGGCGCGGGCCTTTGGCGTGCGCTCGGCGATGGCGTCGGCCCATGCGCTGCGGCTGTGTCCCGACTTGCTGATTCTGCGGCCGCGCATGGATGTCTACCGCGAAGCCTCGCAGGAGATTCACGGCATCCTGCGCAGCTACACCGATCTCATCGAGCCGCTATCGCTGGACGAGGCCTACCTCGATGTCTCCGCGTGCACGCAGTTCAACGGCAGCGCCACGCGTATCGCCCAGGACATCCGTCGGCGCGTCTGGCAGCAGTTGCGCATCACGGTGTCGGCCGGGGTCGCGCCGAACAAGTTTCTCGCCAAGATCGCCAGCGACTGGAACAAGCCGGACGGCCTGTTCGTCATCACTCCCGCCGAGGTTGGGGCCTTCGTCGCCAGCCTGCCGGTCAAGCGCCTGCATGGTGTCGGGCGGGTCACGGCGGAAAAGCTCGATCGCCTGGGTATTCGGACCTGTGCCGACCTTGGGCAATGGAGTCGGCTGGCGCTCGTGCGCGAATTCGGCGCTTTCGGTGAGCGCCTCTGGGGGCTGGCACAGGGTATCGACGAGCGCCCGGTTCAGGTCGAGCGCAGGCGCCAATCGGTCAGCGTCGAGCAGACCTTCGACCGCGACCTGCCCGACCTGGCCGCTTGCGAAGCGCAACTCGCCGAATTGTTGGCGCAGCTCGAGCGGCGGATCGCCCGGCTGGAGGCGGACTACCGGCCGGGCAAGCCATTCGTGAAGCTGAAATTCCACGATTTTACCCAGACGACCGTCGAGCAGGTTGGCGTCGGCGCGACGCTCGAAGGTTTCACCTCCCTGCTGGCGGGCGCCTACGCCCGCGGCGAACGGCCCGTGCGGCTGATCGGCATAGGCGTGCGTCTGAGCAGCCGACGCGAGCAGGTCGAGCAACTGCGTCTGTTTTGA
- a CDS encoding acyl-CoA thioesterase — protein sequence MSWDREGAYVIDVQVSAEHIDELGHANNAVYVSWLERCAWSHSQSLGLGIEDYRRLDRAMAVLRHEIDYLASAYEGDRLQLATWICESDQRLRMKRQFQLVRPADGATLLRAQTTFVCIELSSGKPKRMPPEFVEGYGKALVEPYPLEL from the coding sequence ATGAGCTGGGATAGGGAAGGGGCCTACGTCATCGATGTCCAGGTGTCGGCAGAGCACATCGACGAGCTGGGTCACGCCAATAACGCCGTCTATGTGTCCTGGCTGGAGCGCTGCGCCTGGAGTCATTCGCAGAGCCTGGGGCTGGGCATCGAGGATTATCGGCGGCTGGACCGTGCGATGGCGGTGCTGCGGCACGAGATCGACTATCTGGCCAGTGCATATGAAGGTGACCGGCTGCAGCTGGCCACCTGGATCTGCGAATCGGATCAGCGTCTGCGCATGAAGCGCCAGTTCCAGCTCGTTCGCCCGGCCGACGGGGCCACGCTGCTCCGCGCGCAGACGACCTTCGTCTGCATCGAGTTATCCAGTGGAAAGCCGAAGCGCATGCCCCCCGAGTTCGTCGAGGGGTACGGCAAGGCGCTGGTCGAGCCCTATCCCCTCGAGCTGTGA